Proteins encoded together in one Marispirochaeta sp. window:
- a CDS encoding NfeD family protein: MKRQFILAGLLLILLSLPLVGEDVWVVPIEGDIEASTVVFIRRGIQQARSSGAETIIFRINTFGGRVDSALQIATLIGSVDEARTVAFIPAAAEGLGVSWSAGALISFACSEIYMAPGTSIGAAAPVYQTAEGMEMAPEKSVSAVRTQLAALAEKNGYPLGVGLAMVDEDVVLQEVYIGGELRLVTSDELSQVKRQAEKDELSFEEGMVLVEKEKLLTLTAGQMEKYGISSGTVADVKELAGVLGYETAAVEYQSYDPFDRFVILITSAGVVSILMLIGLVATYLEITSPGFGIPGTVAILAYSVVFLGSALIGYFDSLELILLLVGIALLAVEIFVIPGFGAAGIGGIVSIAAALIFSQQDFIVPEFSWQTDILLKNAARIGLIFLGSFTLFGLTLLVAPRTGIFRRLVLGPAGPGSSIPMAGTAVPAEQERKEGVIRTGDQGETISGLRPSGTARIAGRRVSVQTQGEFLEAGIPVKVVEVQGNRIVVRERKV; encoded by the coding sequence ATGAAAAGACAGTTTATACTTGCAGGATTGCTGCTGATTCTTTTGAGTCTTCCCCTTGTTGGGGAAGATGTCTGGGTCGTTCCAATCGAAGGGGACATCGAAGCCTCAACGGTGGTTTTTATTCGCCGGGGCATTCAGCAGGCCAGGAGCAGCGGTGCCGAGACCATTATCTTTCGCATAAACACCTTCGGCGGCCGGGTAGATTCGGCACTGCAGATCGCGACTCTTATCGGTTCGGTTGACGAGGCCCGGACGGTGGCCTTTATTCCCGCCGCGGCGGAGGGACTGGGAGTCAGCTGGTCCGCCGGGGCCCTGATCTCCTTTGCCTGTTCAGAGATTTATATGGCCCCGGGAACCTCTATTGGCGCAGCCGCGCCGGTGTACCAGACCGCCGAGGGCATGGAGATGGCGCCGGAAAAGAGTGTCAGTGCGGTTCGCACCCAGCTGGCTGCTTTGGCGGAGAAGAACGGGTATCCCCTGGGTGTAGGCCTTGCCATGGTGGATGAGGATGTTGTGCTGCAGGAGGTCTATATCGGCGGGGAACTCCGGCTTGTTACCTCCGACGAACTTTCCCAGGTAAAGCGTCAGGCGGAGAAGGACGAACTCTCTTTCGAGGAAGGTATGGTCCTGGTGGAAAAGGAGAAGCTTCTGACCCTGACGGCGGGGCAGATGGAAAAGTACGGAATCTCCTCGGGAACTGTTGCCGATGTCAAAGAGCTGGCCGGCGTTCTGGGTTATGAAACGGCGGCGGTGGAATATCAGTCCTACGACCCCTTTGACCGCTTTGTCATCCTGATAACCTCTGCCGGTGTGGTGAGCATTCTGATGCTCATCGGCCTGGTGGCGACCTATCTTGAGATTACTTCCCCCGGTTTCGGTATCCCGGGTACCGTGGCCATTCTCGCCTATTCGGTCGTTTTTCTGGGCAGTGCCCTCATCGGTTATTTTGATTCCCTGGAGCTGATTCTGCTTCTGGTTGGTATTGCCCTGCTGGCTGTGGAGATCTTCGTTATTCCGGGCTTCGGTGCGGCGGGAATTGGCGGAATCGTTTCTATAGCGGCGGCGCTGATCTTTTCTCAGCAGGATTTCATTGTCCCCGAGTTCTCCTGGCAGACAGATATTCTGCTGAAGAACGCTGCCAGAATCGGTCTGATCTTTCTGGGCTCCTTTACCCTGTTCGGGCTGACCCTTCTGGTTGCTCCCCGCACCGGAATTTTCCGCCGTCTTGTTCTGGGGCCAGCGGGGCCCGGGTCTTCGATACCGATGGCAGGTACAGCTGTCCCTGCTGAACAGGAGCGGAAGGAAGGGGTAATTCGCACGGGAGATCAGGGCGAAACAATTTCAGGGCTGCGTCCTTCCGGCACTGCCCGCATTGCCGGCCGCCGGGTAAGCGTCCAGACCCAGGGAGAGTTTCTTGAGGCCGGGATTCCGGTGAAGGTGGTCGAAGTCCAGGGCAACCGGATTGTAGTGCGGGAGCGAAAGGTATGA
- a CDS encoding NfeD family protein, protein MITPLVFSLILSLVGLVAIIAEFFIPSAGLIGFGGLGAIITAVVLVFRDSGSLYGFIFLFANLVIVPVVIIAYWKHFPRSFMGRRLILSSGTGKEDIMEKNGLEHINVGGEGVSLTALHPAGTAVFGEKRVSVQTDGEFLDKNCPVRIIRIEGNRVLVELADPVKYTPDKQKEQQT, encoded by the coding sequence ATGATCACTCCCCTGGTCTTTTCCCTGATTTTATCGCTGGTCGGGCTGGTGGCCATAATAGCCGAGTTTTTTATTCCCTCCGCCGGTTTGATTGGCTTTGGAGGCCTGGGGGCAATAATTACGGCGGTCGTGCTGGTTTTTCGCGATTCAGGTTCCCTGTACGGTTTCATATTTCTGTTCGCCAATCTCGTAATCGTTCCGGTAGTTATTATTGCCTACTGGAAGCATTTTCCCAGGAGTTTTATGGGGCGGCGCCTGATTCTCTCTTCCGGGACAGGGAAGGAGGATATCATGGAAAAGAACGGGCTTGAGCATATTAACGTTGGAGGCGAAGGCGTTTCTCTTACTGCCCTGCACCCTGCGGGAACAGCAGTGTTCGGCGAGAAGAGAGTTTCGGTACAAACCGACGGAGAGTTCCTGGACAAAAATTGTCCTGTAAGGATAATCAGAATTGAAGGTAACAGGGTCTTAGTCGAATTGGCGGACCCGGTGAAATATACCCCTGACAAGCAAAAGGAGCAACAAACATGA
- the floA gene encoding flotillin-like protein FloA (flotillin-like protein involved in membrane lipid rafts), whose protein sequence is MILILYVVLGLVILALLAIFLKFFGLWFRALLSGAYVGMGRLVGMWIRRVKISTIVDSRIMLSKGGIDVHSDLLETHFLAGGDVIRVSKALIAALKADIPLRFDRAAAIDLAGRDVLEAVKTSVNPKVIDCPNPETGKSTIDAVAKDGIQLRAKARVTVRANLERLIGGAKEETIVARVGEGIVTTIGSSETYAHVLENPDQISKTVLEKGLDAGTAFEILSIDIADVDVGSNLGAKLQADQAEADKRRFQAVAEQRRAAAQAREQEMVALVQENRAKVVLAEAEIPKAIAEAFRSGNLGVMDYYRIKNIQADTQMRESIGGEESQPE, encoded by the coding sequence ATGATACTTATTCTTTACGTGGTGCTGGGCCTGGTTATCCTTGCCCTGCTGGCAATTTTTCTCAAGTTTTTCGGGCTCTGGTTCCGCGCACTGCTTTCCGGTGCCTATGTCGGAATGGGGCGCCTCGTTGGTATGTGGATACGACGGGTCAAGATTTCGACCATAGTGGATTCCCGCATCATGCTGTCCAAGGGCGGTATCGATGTACATTCTGATCTGCTGGAGACCCATTTTCTGGCCGGCGGCGATGTTATCCGGGTAAGCAAGGCCCTGATCGCTGCGTTAAAGGCGGATATTCCTTTGCGTTTTGACCGGGCTGCTGCTATTGACCTGGCAGGAAGGGACGTTCTGGAAGCAGTTAAGACCAGCGTCAATCCCAAGGTCATAGACTGTCCGAACCCCGAGACCGGTAAGTCGACCATTGACGCGGTGGCAAAGGATGGTATCCAGCTCAGGGCAAAGGCCCGGGTAACCGTACGGGCCAACCTGGAGCGGCTGATTGGCGGCGCCAAGGAAGAGACCATCGTGGCCAGGGTCGGGGAAGGAATTGTAACCACCATTGGTTCCTCCGAGACCTACGCTCATGTACTCGAGAATCCCGACCAGATCTCGAAAACGGTACTTGAGAAAGGTCTTGATGCCGGAACGGCCTTCGAAATTCTTTCCATCGACATTGCTGACGTAGATGTGGGCTCGAATCTGGGAGCCAAGCTGCAGGCCGACCAGGCGGAGGCCGACAAGCGGCGTTTTCAGGCCGTGGCGGAACAGCGGCGTGCCGCCGCTCAGGCCCGGGAACAGGAGATGGTGGCCCTGGTGCAGGAAAACCGCGCCAAGGTTGTGCTGGCGGAGGCGGAGATACCCAAGGCCATCGCCGAAGCCTTCAGGAGCGGAAATCTTGGTGTAATGGATTACTATCGCATCAAGAATATCCAGGCTGACACCCAGATGCGGGAATCCATCGGCGGAGAGGAATCCCAGCCTGAATAA
- a CDS encoding metallophosphoesterase — MIIAHLTDLHIPEEGDFPYDVDVRSRFIRVLEDLQGHKPDLMVLGGDLCYREGKESVYLWIREALERTRIPYLLLSGNHDDTELMARTFGLEKELKRGKYYYSRDFVGRRVLFLDTSDDSLSEEQTGYLQKELDTAGHGELLIFMHHPPVVSGVYYMDLKYPLLNSSQVGPLLAEADAGTSVFCGHYHVEKSVKMGNLTVFITPSVFVQIDQEAHQFTVDHRGYGWRKIRLEPDRMWTTVRYISEEKREEYR; from the coding sequence ATGATAATTGCCCATCTTACTGACCTGCACATTCCAGAGGAAGGGGATTTCCCTTACGATGTGGATGTCAGGTCCCGTTTTATTCGTGTTCTGGAGGATCTCCAAGGACATAAACCGGACCTGATGGTCCTGGGGGGCGATCTCTGTTATCGGGAAGGCAAAGAGTCCGTCTACCTCTGGATCCGGGAAGCACTGGAAAGAACCCGGATTCCTTATCTTCTGCTCTCCGGGAATCACGACGACACCGAGTTGATGGCTCGGACCTTCGGTCTGGAAAAAGAGCTAAAACGAGGAAAATACTATTACAGCCGCGACTTTGTCGGTCGCCGGGTACTGTTTCTTGATACTTCCGATGACAGTCTCTCGGAAGAACAGACAGGATATCTTCAAAAAGAACTTGATACCGCAGGCCACGGAGAGCTGCTGATCTTTATGCACCATCCGCCGGTTGTATCCGGAGTCTACTATATGGACCTCAAGTATCCACTGCTGAACAGTTCTCAGGTGGGCCCTCTGCTGGCCGAAGCGGATGCCGGAACAAGTGTATTTTGCGGTCACTATCATGTGGAGAAGTCTGTAAAGATGGGAAACCTGACGGTGTTTATAACGCCATCGGTTTTTGTCCAGATCGATCAGGAAGCCCATCAATTTACCGTTGATCACCGGGGCTACGGATGGCGGAAGATCCGGCTGGAGCCGGACAGGATGTGGACAACGGTACGCTATATATCCGAAGAGAAGAGAGAGGAATACAGGTGA
- the nfo gene encoding deoxyribonuclease IV, translating to MKFIGAHVSAAGGVFNAPGNALEIGANAFALFTKNQRQWKSKPLSGKEISSFKTALKESGISPEHVLPHDSYLINLGNPDPEKRKKSLDAFVDELERVEQLGLQLLNFHPGSGLQEVDEESCLKLIAESMNEAISRTKSAVLVIENTSGQGSAVGYRFEHLARLIERVDKKERVGVCLDTCHSFAAGYDFRSPGAYASTMAEFDAVVGFAWLKGMHLNDAKSAFGSRVDRHASLGAGNIGWEGFRNIMQDHRTDGIPLILETIEPERWAEEIRTLRSFAEGSNGKAR from the coding sequence GTGAAATTTATCGGAGCCCATGTCAGCGCGGCAGGGGGAGTATTCAACGCTCCCGGTAACGCCCTTGAAATCGGTGCCAATGCTTTCGCGCTGTTTACAAAAAACCAGCGTCAGTGGAAATCGAAACCTTTATCCGGGAAGGAGATCAGCTCTTTTAAAACGGCCCTGAAAGAATCAGGAATCAGTCCGGAGCATGTGCTGCCCCACGACTCCTATCTGATCAATCTGGGAAATCCTGATCCGGAAAAACGTAAGAAAAGCCTCGACGCCTTTGTGGATGAACTTGAGCGGGTGGAACAGCTTGGCCTTCAGTTGCTGAATTTCCATCCCGGAAGCGGTTTACAGGAAGTAGATGAAGAATCGTGCCTCAAGCTGATCGCGGAATCAATGAACGAAGCCATCAGCCGCACAAAAAGCGCCGTACTTGTCATTGAAAATACCTCCGGGCAGGGAAGCGCCGTAGGTTATCGCTTTGAGCACCTGGCACGGCTTATCGAACGAGTGGACAAAAAGGAGCGGGTCGGGGTCTGCCTGGATACCTGTCACTCCTTCGCCGCGGGCTATGATTTTCGCAGTCCCGGGGCTTACGCTTCCACCATGGCAGAATTTGATGCTGTAGTCGGCTTTGCCTGGCTTAAGGGGATGCACCTGAACGATGCCAAGTCGGCCTTCGGCAGCCGGGTGGACCGGCATGCCAGCCTGGGAGCGGGAAATATCGGCTGGGAGGGTTTTCGCAATATCATGCAGGACCACAGGACCGACGGTATTCCGCTGATTCTGGAAACCATCGAGCCTGAGCGCTGGGCAGAGGAGATCAGGACCCTCCGGTCCTTCGCGGAGGGCTCAAATGGAAAAGCCAGATAA
- a CDS encoding aminotransferase class V-fold PLP-dependent enzyme: MEKPDKLKQGSLEEWFAPFRRGIIGIDARIHTPHGSQPLVYADWIASGRLYGPIETLLRENIGPLVGNTHSESSTTGRAMTAAYREAHAILKRHVNAGPDDVIITAGSGMTAVVNKLQRILGIRYPERSRDLSRGLPARHAGGACDEACPVIFVTHMEHHSNHISWLETEAEVVVLPPDDKLEVDPVVLERELERYVNRPLKIGAFSACSNVTGLFPPYRELARIMHRHGGLAFIDFAASAPYVTIDMHPEGDPPGYLDGVFFSPHKFLGGPGSSGVMVFNSGIYHNLVPDNPGGGTVTWTNRWGERSYVTDIEAREDGGTPGFLQAIRGALAVRLKEEMDPVRIEEREKELVGRALREMRRIPGLHILADNDKARIGVISFYIEGVHHNLVVRLLNDYFGIQSRGGCSCAGTYGHFLLHVSRELSQTITREIDSGNFAHKPGWVRISLHPTMSDAELDYLLHALNELMENHEKWGVEYRFDPKSGEFYSLAAADGSLIAESDLRLAGLPLV; this comes from the coding sequence ATGGAAAAGCCAGATAAACTGAAGCAGGGCTCACTTGAAGAATGGTTTGCTCCTTTTCGCAGGGGAATTATCGGAATCGACGCCCGGATCCATACCCCCCATGGCAGTCAGCCCCTGGTTTATGCCGACTGGATTGCTTCCGGCAGGCTCTACGGCCCCATTGAGACTCTTTTGCGGGAAAATATCGGCCCTCTGGTGGGGAATACGCATTCCGAGTCCTCCACTACCGGCAGAGCCATGACTGCTGCGTATCGGGAGGCCCACGCCATCTTGAAACGCCATGTTAACGCCGGTCCCGACGATGTGATTATTACCGCCGGTTCGGGTATGACCGCGGTGGTGAACAAGCTGCAGCGGATTCTGGGAATCCGCTACCCCGAGCGTTCTCGTGACCTGAGCCGGGGACTCCCGGCGCGTCACGCGGGAGGCGCCTGCGACGAGGCGTGCCCGGTTATATTCGTGACCCACATGGAGCATCACTCCAATCACATATCCTGGCTGGAAACAGAGGCCGAGGTCGTGGTACTGCCCCCGGACGATAAGCTGGAGGTCGATCCTGTGGTGCTGGAGCGGGAACTGGAACGCTATGTGAATCGTCCCTTGAAAATCGGCGCCTTTTCCGCCTGTTCAAACGTTACCGGCCTCTTTCCGCCCTATCGGGAGCTGGCCAGGATAATGCACCGCCACGGCGGTCTGGCCTTTATCGACTTTGCCGCCTCAGCACCCTATGTGACCATTGATATGCATCCGGAAGGAGACCCCCCTGGCTATCTGGACGGGGTTTTCTTTTCTCCTCACAAGTTTTTAGGCGGTCCCGGCAGCTCCGGAGTCATGGTATTTAATTCCGGGATCTATCACAACCTGGTTCCCGATAATCCAGGGGGCGGCACCGTAACCTGGACCAACCGCTGGGGAGAACGGAGCTATGTTACTGATATCGAGGCCCGGGAAGACGGAGGCACTCCCGGATTCCTGCAGGCCATTCGGGGAGCCCTGGCGGTGCGTCTGAAAGAGGAGATGGACCCGGTAAGGATCGAAGAACGGGAAAAGGAACTTGTCGGCAGAGCCCTGAGGGAAATGCGCAGGATTCCGGGTCTCCATATTCTGGCGGACAATGACAAAGCCAGAATAGGCGTCATCTCTTTTTACATAGAGGGGGTCCACCACAACCTGGTGGTACGGCTGCTGAACGACTACTTTGGGATTCAGTCCCGGGGGGGCTGTTCCTGTGCCGGAACCTACGGTCATTTTCTGCTGCATGTAAGCCGTGAACTCTCCCAGACCATAACCCGGGAGATCGATTCCGGAAACTTTGCCCATAAACCGGGATGGGTGCGGATCTCTCTGCATCCGACCATGAGCGATGCGGAGCTGGACTATCTTCTCCATGCCTTGAATGAGCTGATGGAAAACCATGAAAAGTGGGGGGTGGAATACCGCTTTGACCCGAAAAGCGGGGAGTTTTATTCCCTTGCTGCTGCTGACGGGTCTTTGATCGCGGAGTCGGATTTACGCCTTGCCGGCCTGCCTCTGGTTTGA
- a CDS encoding histidine kinase N-terminal 7TM domain-containing protein gives MEFHLSLPQFPILISFFVSLIVFIVTLLKSDRHCMVFLLLLMMSVLEWSGAYLLEISATDFSLIVFFSNLKYFGVAFVPVFFLLFTLVFSGIVPKRRLIRLLPLLSIIPILNQIIIWVEPLHHLFFNEIIRMPVGNMVFIQHGYGPFFLLHSVYSYALLLVGAFVLIRQVLSGEEKMIGSVVLLIVALFVPLLGNVLHLFRLTGPLQFIDLTPVSFSFSGGLFLYVILRYRIDDYVPITHKLILNNLREVILVLDHEDRIIEMNPAAADLFKQNPEDVLGHSILDLSLTNRETILSYTDIYDIECETELIVRGEQRSFELAISSIQDKRLPSRGRVVVLRDITERKISELRASRSERLESLELLAGGVAHDFNNLLSAVVGNLSLAILENRDPLIGEYLEQMEHAVDQAGHLTRQLTNFSNKNCPEAEAVSLRSMVEDAVQIFLQESRIGYQLEMDRNLWQIFADPAQITQVLNNLVVNAMQAMPSGGTLSVSGENIRLRAGNKLGLNPGAYVHACFSDTGPGIKAEKLPHIFDPYYTTKKNGSGLGLALAQAIIINNHGTIHADAGPGGCFHLYLPALVE, from the coding sequence ATGGAATTTCATTTGAGCCTGCCCCAGTTCCCGATTCTCATATCCTTTTTTGTTTCCCTTATTGTGTTTATTGTGACGCTTCTCAAGTCTGACCGGCACTGCATGGTTTTTCTGCTGCTCCTTATGATGTCGGTCCTCGAATGGTCAGGGGCTTATCTGCTGGAGATATCTGCAACGGATTTTTCGCTGATTGTGTTTTTTTCCAACCTCAAGTATTTCGGGGTCGCCTTTGTCCCGGTCTTTTTTCTGCTCTTTACCCTTGTTTTCAGCGGGATTGTGCCGAAACGCCGGCTTATTCGATTACTGCCGCTGCTGTCAATTATTCCTATTCTGAACCAGATTATAATTTGGGTCGAACCGCTGCATCATCTCTTTTTTAATGAAATAATACGTATGCCGGTTGGGAACATGGTCTTTATTCAGCATGGCTACGGTCCCTTTTTCCTGCTCCATTCAGTTTACTCTTACGCACTTCTGCTGGTCGGGGCTTTTGTTCTGATCCGTCAGGTGCTTTCGGGAGAGGAAAAGATGATCGGCAGTGTTGTTCTGCTGATAGTTGCACTCTTTGTTCCCCTGCTTGGTAATGTTCTGCACCTTTTTCGGCTTACCGGCCCCCTGCAGTTTATAGATCTTACACCGGTCAGTTTCTCGTTTTCCGGAGGCCTGTTCCTGTATGTTATTCTCCGTTACAGAATCGACGATTATGTCCCCATTACCCACAAGCTTATTCTTAACAATCTGCGGGAAGTAATCCTGGTTCTGGACCACGAAGACCGGATTATCGAGATGAATCCGGCGGCGGCCGATCTTTTTAAACAGAATCCGGAGGATGTTTTAGGGCATTCGATTCTGGATTTAAGTCTGACAAACCGAGAGACTATTCTCAGCTATACGGATATCTACGACATTGAGTGCGAGACGGAACTGATTGTCCGTGGGGAACAGCGGAGCTTTGAGCTGGCTATTTCTTCGATCCAGGATAAACGCCTTCCTTCCCGGGGCCGGGTTGTGGTGCTGCGGGATATTACGGAACGCAAAATCTCCGAATTACGGGCCTCACGCAGCGAGCGTCTGGAATCCCTGGAGCTGCTGGCTGGGGGCGTGGCTCATGATTTTAATAATCTTCTGAGTGCGGTGGTGGGCAACCTGTCCCTGGCGATCCTTGAAAACCGGGACCCCCTGATTGGTGAATATCTGGAGCAGATGGAGCATGCTGTTGATCAGGCGGGGCATCTTACCAGGCAATTGACGAATTTTTCCAATAAAAACTGCCCCGAGGCGGAGGCGGTCTCCCTGAGAAGTATGGTAGAAGATGCTGTACAAATTTTTCTGCAGGAATCCAGGATCGGGTATCAGTTGGAAATGGACAGAAATCTGTGGCAGATTTTTGCAGACCCTGCACAGATCACCCAGGTTCTGAATAACCTGGTGGTAAACGCGATGCAGGCAATGCCCTCCGGGGGAACACTTTCGGTATCTGGAGAGAACATTCGTTTACGGGCAGGTAACAAACTTGGCCTTAACCCCGGAGCATATGTGCATGCCTGTTTTTCTGACACCGGTCCTGGTATAAAAGCGGAAAAGCTGCCCCATATCTTTGATCCCTATTACACTACCAAAAAGAACGGTTCCGGTCTGGGGCTGGCACTGGCCCAGGCAATTATTATAAACAACCATGGAACAATTCATGCAGATGCAGGACCAGGGGGTTGTTTCCACCTGTATTTGCCGGCTTTAGTGGAGTAA
- a CDS encoding IS110 family transposase — MEEKIRYVGIDLGKRTYQCAILDEKAKNQQFNGKADGIGLERLAKRLGNDDLVGLEAGNNAFNIARYLTDRVGCHVVVLNPGKLAMIYQSLKKTDREDAVQIARLLQRNPGEELPTVPLPTKKEEEERSVVAELATYKADRTRYINRLHSVFLDSGITTITKADLKTASNREKNVLTLLTGRHVREARRLIEMVAYCEAIIEDLEQETKQFLESEKNTGILMSVPGVGPATALAFIAYVGDGSRFANADQVANYAGLTPRVDSSGETHRMGPISKQGCAYLRRVIVQAAWSLVRSKSGGHLKEAYKTLITRKPKAVAIIAIARRLVKLLYTLVTKKTYYRYSQLKERLAKLKYHKLQIIGLGS, encoded by the coding sequence ATGGAAGAGAAGATTCGGTATGTAGGCATCGACCTTGGTAAACGGACTTACCAGTGTGCGATTCTCGATGAGAAAGCCAAGAATCAACAGTTCAATGGAAAAGCCGATGGGATTGGCTTAGAGCGACTTGCCAAGAGATTGGGTAATGATGATTTGGTAGGACTGGAAGCGGGGAACAATGCGTTCAATATTGCTCGATATCTGACTGACCGGGTTGGGTGCCATGTTGTTGTTCTGAACCCTGGGAAGCTTGCAATGATTTACCAATCGCTGAAAAAAACGGATAGGGAAGATGCAGTACAAATTGCCCGCCTGTTACAGCGGAACCCGGGAGAAGAATTGCCAACCGTACCGTTGCCAACGAAGAAAGAGGAAGAGGAGAGGTCAGTTGTAGCCGAACTGGCAACTTACAAAGCAGACCGAACAAGGTACATAAACCGGCTCCATAGTGTGTTTCTCGATTCGGGTATTACAACGATAACGAAAGCGGATCTAAAAACGGCATCGAACAGAGAGAAGAACGTATTGACCCTTCTTACCGGACGGCATGTTCGAGAAGCGAGGCGACTGATAGAAATGGTTGCCTACTGTGAAGCGATTATTGAAGATTTAGAACAGGAAACAAAGCAGTTCCTGGAATCCGAGAAGAACACTGGGATTCTCATGTCTGTCCCAGGAGTCGGTCCTGCTACCGCGTTGGCTTTTATTGCCTACGTAGGGGATGGAAGTCGATTTGCGAATGCAGATCAGGTGGCAAACTACGCAGGCCTCACACCTCGGGTCGATAGCTCTGGGGAAACTCATCGAATGGGGCCAATATCAAAGCAAGGATGTGCATATTTGCGCAGAGTGATCGTACAGGCAGCATGGTCACTGGTGCGTTCGAAAAGTGGGGGGCACTTGAAAGAGGCTTACAAAACTTTAATCACTCGAAAACCTAAAGCAGTAGCGATTATTGCCATTGCTCGGAGATTAGTAAAGCTTCTGTACACCTTGGTGACAAAGAAGACATATTATCGGTATAGCCAGCTTAAAGAGAGGCTTGCGAAGCTGAAATATCATAAATTACAAATTATTGGATTGGGGTCTTGA